A region of uncultured Carboxylicivirga sp. DNA encodes the following proteins:
- a CDS encoding AbiH family protein translates to MPTPEMQHKKILNRRNRLIIVGNGFDLAHKIETSFKNFITSYVTNCVKEFLKKSYFKDDLIEIGKPNPTYKIHYSGEITSDDINQVIDRIFSAKREPGHEYKVSSFLRHIYVNAINKGWVDIEYEYFSFLKKAKNVSSSNVIALNKDFDLIKSKLIEYLKEKEGEFTNSFDIQPLVDSFCEDIYGEENGSDQIPGELFFLNFNYTNTLEPYVRVCNSSIPSTITYIHGSLELDKHGEPIFGYGDELDSEYSLFEELNENELYKHIKSFEYVSQNNYQNLLGFLESGPFEVYVFGHSCGVSDRTMLNEIFEHQDCRYIKIFYHKKLDGSTDFKEKTYNIYRHFKDKGTFRKRLIPKGKPMPQPKYAD, encoded by the coding sequence ATGCCTACACCGGAAATGCAACATAAGAAAATTCTGAATCGTAGAAATAGACTAATAATAGTAGGAAATGGGTTTGATCTTGCTCATAAAATAGAAACATCATTTAAGAATTTTATTACATCATATGTAACGAATTGTGTTAAAGAATTTTTAAAAAAATCATATTTTAAAGACGATTTGATAGAAATTGGAAAACCTAATCCTACATATAAGATTCACTACTCCGGTGAAATAACATCTGATGACATTAACCAAGTCATAGATAGAATTTTTTCAGCGAAACGAGAGCCTGGACACGAATATAAAGTTTCATCTTTCCTTCGACATATATATGTAAATGCAATTAATAAAGGATGGGTAGATATTGAATACGAATATTTTAGTTTCTTAAAAAAAGCAAAGAATGTTTCAAGTTCCAATGTCATAGCATTAAATAAAGACTTTGACTTGATTAAATCCAAGCTTATTGAGTATCTTAAAGAGAAGGAAGGTGAGTTTACTAATTCTTTTGATATCCAACCATTGGTTGATTCATTTTGTGAAGATATTTATGGAGAAGAAAATGGAAGCGATCAAATACCAGGAGAATTATTTTTTTTAAATTTTAATTACACGAATACTTTAGAACCATATGTACGTGTATGTAACTCATCGATTCCTTCCACAATTACATATATTCATGGTAGTCTTGAACTGGATAAACACGGAGAACCTATTTTTGGATATGGGGATGAATTAGATAGTGAGTATTCTTTATTTGAAGAGTTAAATGAAAATGAACTTTATAAGCATATCAAATCATTCGAATACGTATCCCAAAATAATTATCAAAACCTTTTAGGTTTCTTAGAATCTGGTCCTTTTGAGGTGTATGTGTTTGGACATTCTTGTGGAGTTTCAGATAGAACTATGTTGAATGAAATATTTGAACATCAAGACTGCAGATACATAAAAATCTTTTACCATAAGAAGCTTGATGGGAGTACTGATTTCAAAGAAAAAACATACAATATATACAGACATTTTAAAGATAAAGGTACTTTTAGAAAAAGACTTATCCCCAAAGGTAAACCAATGCCCCAACCAAAATATGCAGACTAA
- a CDS encoding sugar-binding domain-containing protein, giving the protein MKYIALPFIWFFCLSNIFSLNYSKANRVKYNFNSQWLIHVGDLDNGESTSLIDKTWKEVTLPYAWNQEEAFKKSIHDLSTGIAWYRKHFRMPKTTKGKKVFVEFEGVRQGGDFYINGHYLGYHENGVMAVGFDITDYLNYGTNENVIAVKTDNDWKYRERDTGSGFQWNNDNFNANYGGIPKNVFLHVMSDVYQTLPLYSNLKTTGTYIYATDINIDTQSINLNAEAEIKNESDDDQSVQLKVDLYELDGNLLSSFLGESSYLAKGEKAIFKASGKVNNIEFWSWGYGYLYNVKTSVLINGKSVDEVITRTGFRKTAFKDGMFYLNDRVLQLKGYAQRTSNEWPAIGMSCPPWMSDYTNNLMVQSNGNLVRWMHVTPWKQDVESCDRVGLIQAMPAGDAERDVNDRRWEQRVELMRDAIIYNRNNPSIIFYEGGNESISEEHMAELKQIRDLYDPNGGRAIGSREMLDSKVAEYGGEMLYINKSADIPMWAMEYSRDEGLRKYWDEFSYPYHKNGDGPLYRDKDASDYNRNQDTHAIENIIRWFDYWEMRPGTGKRVSSGGANIIFSDTNTHYRGAENYRRSGEVDAMRIPKDNFYAHQVMWDGWVDTEKHHTHIIGHWNYNDTIRKDIYVISTGDEVELFINGQSKGKGLNEYRFLNTFKDIHWEEGVIKAVSYDKNGNVLSKDSIETIGKPSKIELSLIENPSGTKADGADVAIIQVEVTDSKGRRCPLANDLIQFQLTGEGQWLGGIAQGKDNYILSKELPVECGVNRALIRSTTKDGKIYVKASANGLESDEITFSTHLFQVNDGLSSQLPSDGLDVYLGRGPTPSGPSYLVSKVDIPIKSAVAGHNIENVTNSFDDNELTEWKNDGTIETGWIKYKLEEESVLDECIIKLSGWRMREYPIEILVDGQLAFSGKTSRSLGYVILPLKGLKGAEVTIKLIGANTEQDAYGQITELDAANVELDLYRDPNGAKANGQLRIVEVEFLRYVNN; this is encoded by the coding sequence ATGAAATACATCGCATTACCTTTCATATGGTTTTTCTGTTTATCCAATATCTTTTCGCTCAATTATTCTAAAGCCAATCGGGTTAAGTATAATTTCAATTCTCAATGGCTCATCCATGTTGGTGATCTTGATAATGGAGAGTCAACCAGTCTTATAGATAAAACCTGGAAAGAAGTCACTTTGCCTTATGCCTGGAATCAGGAAGAAGCATTTAAAAAATCCATTCACGATCTGTCAACAGGAATTGCCTGGTATCGCAAACACTTTCGAATGCCCAAAACAACCAAAGGTAAAAAGGTTTTTGTTGAGTTTGAGGGAGTGCGACAGGGTGGCGATTTTTATATCAACGGTCATTATCTGGGTTATCATGAGAACGGTGTGATGGCAGTTGGTTTTGATATTACCGATTACTTGAATTATGGCACTAATGAAAATGTAATTGCAGTTAAAACGGATAACGACTGGAAATATAGAGAAAGAGATACCGGAAGTGGATTTCAGTGGAACAACGATAACTTCAATGCTAATTATGGTGGAATTCCTAAAAATGTGTTTTTACATGTAATGTCTGATGTTTATCAAACTTTGCCTTTGTATTCAAACCTTAAAACAACCGGAACATATATTTATGCCACAGATATTAATATCGATACTCAATCAATAAACCTGAACGCCGAAGCTGAAATTAAAAATGAGTCAGATGATGACCAATCTGTGCAGCTAAAGGTTGATCTGTATGAACTTGATGGAAATTTGTTGAGTTCTTTTTTAGGTGAATCAAGCTATCTGGCGAAAGGAGAAAAGGCCATTTTTAAAGCTTCAGGCAAGGTTAATAATATCGAATTCTGGAGCTGGGGCTATGGTTATCTGTACAATGTTAAAACATCAGTTTTGATTAATGGTAAAAGTGTTGATGAGGTAATTACGCGCACTGGTTTTCGTAAGACGGCCTTTAAAGATGGAATGTTTTATCTGAATGACCGGGTGTTGCAACTTAAAGGATATGCTCAACGCACCAGTAACGAATGGCCGGCGATTGGTATGTCGTGTCCTCCCTGGATGAGTGATTATACCAACAATCTGATGGTTCAAAGCAATGGAAATTTGGTAAGATGGATGCATGTAACTCCATGGAAGCAGGATGTTGAAAGTTGCGATCGGGTGGGATTGATTCAGGCTATGCCGGCCGGTGATGCTGAAAGAGATGTGAATGATCGAAGATGGGAGCAAAGGGTTGAATTGATGAGAGATGCCATTATCTATAATCGAAATAATCCGAGTATAATCTTTTATGAAGGAGGGAACGAGTCTATTAGTGAAGAACATATGGCTGAACTCAAACAGATAAGAGATTTATATGATCCTAATGGAGGCAGGGCCATTGGATCGCGGGAGATGCTGGATAGCAAAGTAGCTGAATACGGTGGCGAGATGTTGTATATTAATAAAAGTGCTGATATCCCTATGTGGGCAATGGAATATTCGCGTGATGAAGGCCTCAGGAAATATTGGGATGAGTTTTCCTATCCGTATCATAAAAACGGCGATGGGCCTTTATACCGCGATAAAGATGCAAGTGATTACAATCGCAACCAGGATACTCATGCCATTGAAAATATTATTCGTTGGTTCGATTATTGGGAGATGCGTCCCGGAACAGGTAAAAGGGTTAGTTCAGGAGGTGCAAATATCATTTTTTCAGATACAAATACGCATTACAGAGGTGCTGAGAACTACCGCAGAAGTGGAGAGGTTGATGCAATGCGTATACCCAAAGATAATTTTTACGCTCATCAGGTGATGTGGGATGGCTGGGTGGATACTGAAAAGCATCATACTCATATTATTGGACACTGGAATTATAACGATACCATCCGGAAAGATATTTATGTGATTTCAACGGGCGATGAAGTTGAGCTTTTTATTAACGGACAGTCAAAAGGGAAAGGTCTTAACGAATATCGATTCCTGAATACCTTTAAAGATATTCATTGGGAAGAAGGTGTGATTAAGGCTGTTTCGTATGATAAAAATGGTAATGTTTTAAGTAAGGATTCCATTGAGACCATTGGTAAACCTTCAAAGATTGAACTGAGTTTGATTGAGAATCCGTCAGGTACAAAAGCCGATGGTGCTGATGTTGCTATTATTCAGGTTGAGGTAACTGACTCAAAAGGTCGAAGGTGTCCGTTGGCCAATGATTTAATACAATTTCAATTAACAGGCGAAGGTCAATGGCTGGGAGGTATTGCACAAGGAAAGGACAATTATATTTTATCAAAAGAATTACCTGTGGAATGCGGAGTAAATAGGGCTTTAATCAGATCAACAACAAAAGACGGAAAGATTTATGTTAAAGCTTCAGCCAATGGATTGGAGTCAGACGAAATTACTTTTTCTACTCATCTATTTCAGGTTAATGATGGATTGTCGTCACAACTGCCATCTGACGGATTGGATGTTTATTTGGGCAGAGGACCGACTCCCAGCGGACCATCATATCTTGTAAGTAAAGTGGATATTCCCATCAAGAGTGCGGTAGCCGGACATAATATTGAAAATGTCACCAATAGTTTCGATGATAATGAACTGACAGAGTGGAAAAACGATGGAACTATCGAAACCGGTTGGATAAAATATAAGTTGGAAGAAGAATCTGTTTTGGATGAGTGTATCATCAAGTTGTCGGGTTGGCGCATGAGAGAGTATCCCATTGAAATATTGGTTGATGGTCAGTTGGCTTTTTCAGGTAAGACATCCAGAAGTCTTGGTTACGTTATTTTGCCTCTTAAAGGTTTGAAAGGGGCTGAAGTAACCATAAAGCTTATTGGTGCCAATACCGAGCAGGATGCTTATGGGCAGATAACTGAACTGGATGCTGCCAATGTTGAATTGGACCTGTATCGTGATCCAAATGGGGCAAAAGCTAATGGTCAGCTTCGTATTGTGGAAGTAGAATTTCTGAGGTATGTAAATAATTAA